GCGTGACCCGGACCGGCTTTTCGCAGCCTACAATGCCCTCAGCCAGACCCCGACCGACGATGAGGTCGAGGCCGCTCTGGCCGTCATCGCGACCCACTTCATGGCCGCCAAGCGGCTCTCCCTGGTCGACGCGATGGATCCGCGCAGCTACGAGGCCACTCCGCGGGTGAAGGTCACGCCCGACGTCTGGCCGCGGCTGAAGGCCCAGCTTGCAGCAGTCTGGCAACTGTGGGACAACCGCCCGCTGTACGGCACCACTCGCCTGGACATGCAGGACATGCTGGTCGACATCGACTCGCTTGAGCCGGCCATCCTGCGGATTGCCGCCAACTACCAGAAGGTGCTCGAAGTCAAGGCCGACGGCACCAGCACGGTCGAGCCGCTGGCGCTTCCGGACTCCGTGCTGAAGGGTCTGGCCTCCGACAGCACCATGGCAGCGAACGCCCAGACGCTGACCCCGAAGGTCAAGCGGAGCGTCATCGCAGCGGCCCAGGCACTCACCGCCGGCTCTGACCTGTGCGAGGCCATCGCCGAACTTCGGTGGGCCCAGCGCCTGAACTCGAAGTCCCCGTACATTGCGAACAACCTGGGCAAGTGCCTCTTTGATGCCGGCGAACCCGCCGCGGCCCTCGCCCAGTACGATCGGTCCATCAAGCTCAGTGCCGACATGGCCGAGACGCACTTCAACCGCGGTTACGCCCTGGCGGAGCTCGGCCGCATGGACGATGCCGTCCTGGCCTGGAAGCACGCTGTTGACCTCGGCATGCAGGACGTCCGCCTGTACACCGCGATCGGCGTTGCGTCGATCCCCCGGACCGAGTTCGACTATGCCAACGCAGCCTTCCAGAGCGCTCTGCGCATCGACCCGAAGTTCGCCCCGGCGCTGTACTACCAGGGACTGCTGGCTGCCCTGCGCGAGAGTTCCTCCTCGCTGACCTCGGCTCCGCTGGACGCCGCTCGCCTTCGGACTCAACTGGGCAAGCCGCACTACAACGTCCGTGGCGAGTTCATCACCACGGCAGCGCTGAAGCCGGCCCTCGACCTGCTCGCAGCCGCCGATAGCGCCGACCCGGAGCGCCGCCGCTTCTACGACTACATCGGCGTCGAGCTCGGCCTGCAGGACCCGGCACTCTCCAGCCAGAGCGGAGCGGTCGTCTTCCACGACGTCGCCGCCGCCCACGGCCTGCACCATGACTGGGCTGCAGTAACCAACAACATCGCCGTGATGCACGCACTGCGCGGCGACACCAACAAGGCCGAGACGCTGCTGCGCATCGCGGTCCGCGACGAGCCGGAGTACGCACTCGCGCACTGGAACCTCGGTCGCGTCCTGATGCAGAACCGCAAGGACGGCGAAGGGCTGCAGGAGCTCGGCACTGCGGTACGCCTCGCCAAGCAGCAGGGCCTGCCCTACTTCTTCAAGCTCCAGGCTGCAGCCGCTCCGCAGCCGGCCGGCCAGGCCGCTACCGCTACCGCAGCACCGATGCCGCGTCTCGCGGTCAAGGGCTTCGGTCTCAAGAGCCTGCTCGAGGCCTTCGACATTCCCGTTCCGTACCTGTAGGCCGCTGGCTCCAGGATGACGAAATAACAGCCCGGTCCCTCGTGGACCGGGCTGTTTGCTTATCCGGCACGGCCCAGACCGGCCAACGTGGATTCGCGTGGAGGCTAACATGAGACTGCATGCACTGCTCCTTGCCGTCCTCGGTATCACCGCCGCCGCCCACGCCGCACCACCTACCCAGGACCCTTCGCTGCGCCCCGAGCTGTGCCTGAACGGCGAGTGGCAGTTCCAGCCGGCCGACCCACAGCTCAGCTTCCCGCCGACCGGCGCCTGGGATCCAGTCGCGATCCGGATCCCCTCTCCGTGGAACGCCAACTCCTTCTCCCGCAGCGACGGCGGCGACTTCGAGTGCTTCCCGAGCTACCCGAAGGCCTGGGAGAGTGTGCAGGCAGCGTGGCATCGACGGACCTTCACGCTCCCAGAGTCCATGCGCGGCAAGGCCCTGTTCCTGCGCTTCGAGGCGGTGCACTACTGGGCCGACGTGTACGTGAACGGCAAGAAGGCGGGCTCGCACGAAGGAGGCTTCACACCCTTCGAGCTCAACATCACCGACCTGGTGCGCTTCGACGGTCCGAACGAGCTGGTCGTCGGGGTCAAGGCGCACCAGTTGTTCAACGTGAAGGGCCGCGCGACGTACGGCTGGGGAAGCTTCTGGGGTGGACACATACACGGCATCTGGCAGGACGTCTCACTGATCGCGCGTCCGCTGCTTCATGTCAGCGACGTCTTCGTCATGACCTCCGTCGAGCGCCGCGAGATCACGCTCCAGGTGTCCGTCACGAACCTCGATCGACAGCCCCGGCATGCGCGGATCAACAACCATGTCTTCGAGTCCGGGCAGCCCGCGCCGGGGAGCATGCCCAGCAAGGGTTTTGCGCGGGCACAGGCTGATCTCGCACCGGGCGAGACGCGGACACTGACCCTCTCCGAGCCCTGGGCAAGCGCGAAGCTGTGGTGGCCCGACGACCCGCAACTGTACGTTCTCCTGACGCGTCTCTATGCCGACGATGAGGACAACACGCCCATCGACATGAGGCGCACGCGCTTCGGCTTCCGCGAGTTCCGGCTCGATGCTGAGGGCAAGCACTTCGAGCTGAACGGTGTGCCCTGGCGCGGTCGGGCGGACGCCTGGCACTTCATGGGTATTCCGCAGCTCACGCCGGCCTACGCCCGCGCGTGGTATGAGATGGCGCAGGCGGCAAACGTGAACCTGATTCGCTTCCACGCGCAGGTCTATCCGGAGTACTACCTCGAGGTCGCGGACGAGGTGGGGATGCTGATCGTCGATGAGTCGGCGCTGTGGGGCTCGGCGATCAACTTCTGGTATGACGAGGACTTCCTGCGCAGGGCGAAGGCGCAGGTGCAGGAGCTTGTCCTGCGCGACCGCAACCATCCGTCGGTAGCCCTGTGGAGTGTGGCCAACGAGATCTATGCGCGGCGAGGAGACGACAACGCGCCCGACCAGGACTGGGTCTTCGCACGCTACGCCGAGCTTGCGGGTGAGATGAAGAAGCTCGATCCGACCCGCGAAGTGTCCTCCGACGGAGACGGTGACCTCAACGGTCGCTTGCCGATCTACAGCCTGCACTACCCCGGTGCGGGTGATCCGAAGAAGCCTAAGGCCAGCACGATCGGCGAATCCGGCGGGCTGTATCACATGACGCCGCCGGAGGTAGCGCAGTGGATCGGCGACCGCGCGTACCTGAGCTCGCGGGACCGGATGGACGCGCTGGCGGTGCAGATGCAGGACCTCGTGCCCGGGTACCGGCAGTGGGCCGCCTATGCGACGGTGTTCAACCTGGCCTGGTATGGCCTCGACCCGCTGCCGCTGGAGGTCCAGTTCCACTACGACGATCTGGGCACGCCGGGCGTCAAGCCGGAGCGGCTGGGGCCCTACTCGACCTGCCTCAACGCCGGGAGAGACCCGAAGCTGCCCGCCTACGAGCCGAACCCGCTCTTCACGGCGATGAAGGACCTGTACGAGCCGATCCGGTTCTTCGTGCGGGAGCGTGGGTACAGCCTGTGGGAAAGCGCGACCGTCGTGCGGCACCTGACGGTGCACAACGATGTGCTGGCGCCGTCGGCGCTGGTGCTGTCGTGGAAGCTCACTCTTGGGGCAAAGCAGGTCGCAACCGGGCGCACGCAGCTTGCCATGCAGCCCGGGGAGAGTCGCGAGGTGGAAGTGTCCTTCCGCACTCCGAAGGCGCCGGCGGAGGAGGAGTGGCCGCTCGCGAAACTGCAACTGGCGCTGTCACGTGAGGGGAAGGTCTGCTATCAGCAGGAGTTGGCCTATGCACTGTGGCCGCGACCGTCGCTGGCCAAGGCCGGGCCGAAGACGGCGAAGGACCTGCTGCTGTATGACCCCTCCGGGAAGACGGCCGAAGTGCTCGACTGGCTGGAGTGTCCCTACACGCGGGTGGCGTCGCCGATGGAGCTTGCGACCGACCGCGTTGCACTGTGTGTGGTGGGAGCGAACTCCGGGATCGGCCCTGGCGAGGCGCTGGCGATCGACGACAAGGCCCGCGGTCTGGTGGTCTTCGAGGGCAACCCGGCCTTCTACGGCGACGACTTCTACTGCTCGCGTCACAGCGGCACCTACACGCGGGGGTTCCTCGTGACCGTTGGTGAGGGCAGGGATGAGGACTGGCAACTTTGGGGCGCCGACGGTGTGATTGCCCGTGCGGCCTGCGGTCGCGAGGTCCACGGCGAGGTTCACCCCGAGGTCCGTTGCGGTGACGGGGACCTCGCCCTTTTCGACGTCATGAAGGGCGACCGACTGCGCGTGTTCTGCGAGCTGGTGGCGATCGAGAAGGCTCACGAGGAGCCGGTCGCTGCAGGGACCGTGATGGCCTCGATCGCACGGTTCTACCAGGAGAGTCCGGGCTGGTATCACCGGAGCCGTCCGGCGCTGATCGCAACGCCGCAGTCACGTTTCGTAGCGGCTCTGCAGGCCCTCGGAGTGCCCGCCAAGGCCGAGGATCCAGACCTGCTGCTGTGCGACGGCTCGGTTCCGCCGGCTGATCCGGAGGCGGTGCGTCGGTTCATGGCCGAGTCCACGCGAGGCGATCGGCGGATACTGCTGTGCAACCTGACGCCGGAGTCGCTGGAGGCCTGGAACGCGGTGCTGCCGGTGAAGCTGTCGCTGGAGCCGTCGGAAGCGGCGCAGCTCGTGGCCGACGGGAACGACGGCTTCCTGTCGCTGATCAACCTCGCGGACCTGTATTGGATCGAGGAGAAGAGCGCGCGGCGGATCATGGATTTCGCGGTGTCCTCCAGCGACCCGCAGGCCCGTCCGGTGCTGGTGACCAACCATACCGACTGGCGTCGCTGGGCCTTCCGGGGCGAGAACATCAAGACCGGTTCGCTGCTTCGCTCCGAGCGTGAGCCCTTCACCCCTCAGACGGGACTGCTTACCTGGAGCGGGGACTTTGGCGAGCTGATCGTGTCGCAGGTACGCCTCGACCCCACGAACCCTAAGTCGGCGCGGTTCTACAGCCAGATGCTCAGCGACCTGTGTGTGCCGCTTCGTCAGGGCGCACCCAGTGGTGAGAACCTGGCGGCCTTCAACGTCGACGCCGACGGGTACCTGACCAATTGGCTCGTGTGTGGCCCCTTCCAGTCTGAACGGCCCTATGACACCGACCTCCTCAGCGGAGAGAGCACGGTCCAGCCGGAGCCCGGTCTGTTCAACGGCACCTGCGTGTGGCGCGGGCTGCGAAGCTCGACGCCGGTGCTGGATTTCACCGGCGAGGAGGTCTTCGGCAAGCTCGACAACGCAGCCGTGTACGCGGCAGTGACGGTCCTGACGCCCCAGGCTCGCACGGTGGACCTGTGGCTTGGCAGCGACGACGGCGTGAAAGTCTGGCTGAACGGGAAGCTGGTGCATGCGAACCCGGCGACGCGCCCGGTGACGCCGGACAGCGACAAGATCGCCGGGCTGCAATTGCGGCAAGGCGAGAACCTGCTGGTCGTGGAGGTGAGCCAGGGGACCGGCGAATGGGGCCTGTGCGCCCGGTTCGTGGAGCCCACCGGCAAGCCGATCACAGACCTGACTGTGCTACCGGCCGGGCAGACCAAAGCGCGGCAGCCGCTGCCGACGACGGGCTGGTCGGCGACGGCCAGTCACTCGGGAGAGGATCCAGCTCGGGCCTTCGACGGCGACCCGGCGACTCGCTGGACCACCGGAACGCCGCAGGTGCCGGGCATGTGGTACCGCCTCGACCTGGGCAGCGTGCAGACCCTCAGTGAGGTCGTGCTGGACTCGGCAGGCTCAGTGCGTGACTACCCGCGAGGGTTCACGCTGGAGGTCTCAACCGACGGCCAGGAATGGAGAACGCTCGTCAACTGTCCGCAGGCGACGGGTGCCCAGGACAAGGGTGTCGTCACGGCGTGCTTCTCGCCAACCAGCTTCCGTTACCTGCGTGTCACCCAGACCGGAAGCGTGGGTGGTCTGTACTGGTCAATCCATGAGCTGCAGCTACTGCGCTGAGGCTGGGGGCTTGGCCGGTCTGGCCATGACCGGAGTCGTGGTCTTGGTCTTGTTGGCGGCTTCCGGCGCGGGTGCCTGCTCTTCCTTCAGCGACTGGCAGTGCGGCAGTCCGTCGACGACGATCAGATGAGCAGTGAGGACGATCGGCGGTGCTCCCATCTCGAAGGTCAGCAAGGCACCCTTGTCTGCGAGGTCGACGGAGGTGACCTTGACGGTCTTGTTCGCCCTGGCGGTGAGCCAGACCATCGCCTCGGTGGGGTTCTTGAAGCCCGCGGGATCCCAGTCGTCATCCACGAAGCAGTCGCGCAGGCAAACGGGCTCCTCCTCTTCCCCTTCGGCGTTCTCCGTGTCGTCCTCCGCCTCAAGGTCCTCAGCGTTGGCTGACTCGTCGGCCTTGGGGGCAGGCGGATGCAGCGCTTTCTGCACCGTCTCCAGCCAGATCTGGGCCTGATCCTCGGCCTCACGCAGAGTCAACTTGCGCTCTCCGCAGCCCGTTATGAGCAGGGCACAGCAGAGCAGACTGAGCAGTACCTGCGTCCGTAGATACCCTCGCACGGCATACCATCCCTGGGGAAAGCAAGATCGCAGGGCCCTGCGTGGCACGGGTCCCCGTCTATGTCTATAACGGCCCAGGGCCCGGGCGGCTTAAGGGACTGAGTCGGTCTCAGAACTTGCCGCCGAGGGTCTGGTACAACAGCAGGACGTTCAGGAGGATGACGATGGCGGAGGTAAGGATCAGGAGGGACTTCTCCAGCGGCCGGTTGGCGTACTCGCCCATGACCTTGCGGCTCGAGGTGAGTACTGTGAGAGCGACGCAGGTGAAGGGAAGCTGGATCGACAGGCAGACCTGGCTGAGGATGAGTAGGCGGAAAGTGTCGAGCGGAAGCGCCATGATGGCCACGGCGGGAACGAAGGTCAGCAGAAGGCCCAGGCGAAACCAGGGTGACTGGATCGCGGTCGGCTTGCCCAGGAAGCCGGTGAAGACCGTGCCTCCGGCCAGACCGGCGGTCATGCTCGAGGAGAGCCCCGCGCAGAGGAGGGCCACCGCAAACAGCAGGGCCGCCAAATCTCCGGCCAGTGGCCTCAAGGTCGCCTCGGCTTGCTCAAGCTCCGTGACCCCGGCGCCGTGGCGGAAGAAGACGGCGGCGGCGACGATGATCATGGCCGAGTTGATGAGCCAGCCCGCGGTCATCGCGAAGAGGGTATCGAGCATCTCGTAGCGTAGCAGGCGACGCTTTGCAGCGTCCCCGACGGCGCTCCAGTCACGGCTCTGGATGATCTCGGAGTGCAGGAAGAGGTTGTGAGGCATGACCACGGCCCCGAGCATGCCCATCGCCAGCAGGATCGAGTCGGAGCTCAGTTGCGGGGTGAAGGCACCAGTCAGCGTCAGGGGCCAGTCGGGCTTGACGAGCAGCATCTGCACCAGGTAGCAGAACCCGATAACCGAGACGAAGCCGATGATGAGGTGCTCGAGGACGTGGTACTTCTGCCAGCCGATGAGCGCCAGGATGACGACGGCTGCGAGGATCGACCCGGCCCAGAGCGGGAGGTGGAAGAGCATGCGCAGACCAAGGGCGGCGCCGCAGATCTCCGCCAGGGCGGTGCCGATGCAGGCCACCATCGCCGTCGAGCCGATCACGAAGGCCCAGGCAGGATGGAAGTGCGTCCGGCAGGCCTCGGAGAGACACTGGCCGCGGATGATCCCCAGGTGGGCGGCCATGTGCTGCAAGAGGAGGAGCATGAGGGTGCTGAGGGTGATGACCCACAGCAGGGAGTAGTTGAACTGGGCGCCGGCGGCGATGTTGGTCGCCCAGTTCCCCGGGTCGATGAAGCCCACGGTGACGAGGAAGCCAGGCCCCAGGTACCGGAGGAACTGGGTATCGAGCTTGAGGTTCTTCAGCCGCGCAGTGACTTCGCCGATCGCCATGGTTGCCGCCGATGCAAGGAGATCAGGGACGGCACACCTGAACCAGTCAGGCCCTTTAGCCGAACTTCCACACTACCCCGAAACCGCCGCGAGGGTACTCCCAGTCGATGTTGTCGTAGGGGCACACGATCTTGCACACGCCGCACTCGAGGCAGTTCTCGAAGGCGACGCGGTTCTCGTTGTCCTCCCACTCGTACACCTGGGCCGGGCAGCGCGAGATGCACGGCTTGTCCTCGCACTTGCGGCAGACTTCCTGGTCCTTGATCTTGAGGTGGGAGGCCTCGTCCGTCTTGTACTTGACCTTGTACAGGCGGTCGGCAAGGCCCACGTTCACCTTGCCCTCCATGACCAGTTCCCACGGCTTCGGTTCCTTGTTCTTCAGATCACTCATCGAAAGCCTCCGACCGATCGCGTCGGTCAAAACTCTAGACGCCTGCCCAGGGGCACGCCAGGGCTTCACAGCCTGCCGCCGACCGATCCCGGCCTAGGGGAAGGTCCGCAGGGCGTCGAGGCCATCCCAGGCCAGACCGAAGATATTGCGGCGCTGCAGCACCATCCGCAGCAGACGCCACTCCTTGGCGCGCTTCGTGTCGTCGTCGACCACCATGAACTCGCGCACCGCGTCGGAGGCAAGCTCGGGGTAGACCTTGAAGATCGGGTGCTGCTCCATGTAGGTGGTCATGCGCCGGTACTTGCGCAGGTCGGCCAGCGTCGGGCCATGTTCCAGGCGCTCGCGGTAGCGGTTGAGGACGCGGGAAGAGAAGTCGCCCTTGCTGTGGGCCTCGATGGCTGTCTCGGCGGCCGCCTTCCCCGACAGGATGGCGTGGTTCGAGCCCTCGCGATGCAGGGAGTTGACCAGCATCGCGGCGTCGCCGGTGATCATGATCCCGTTGCCGAAGAGCTGGGGCATGGCGTCGTAGCCGCCCTCGGGGATCATGTGCGAGAGGTACTCCAGCACCTGTCCACCCTCGAGCAGCGGGGAAATCATCGGATGTGCCTTGAAGCGCTGCAGCATGTCATAGGGTGTCAGGGGGCTGTCCATGCCATCGAGCAGGGACGGACCGACGCCGACGGAGAGCGTGCTCTTGTTGGTGTAGATGAAGCCCATGCCCAGCAGTCCGGCCGTGGCGTCGCCCATGATCTCCATGGCGGTACCGTGGCTGCTGTCGGGCAGGCCGAAGCGGTCGTTGATGACCTCTTCCGGAAGGCTGATGATCTCCTTGGCGATGCTGGCGAAGTGCTGGGGCTTGAGCTTCTTTTGCATCCCCAGCTTCAGGGCCAACTGCGGATTCACGCCCTCGGAGAGGATGACGACGGGCGCGTAGAGGTCGCCGTCCTGACGGCCGCAGCGGACACCGATGACGCGGTCGCCCTCCCTGAGAACCTCCTCGACCCGCGTCTGGCAGATGATGAGCGCGCCTTCCTTTTCGGCCTGGTCGGCGAACCAGCGGTCGACCTTGACCCGCAGGACGCTGCAGGCGTTCGGTCGATGCTCCAGCAGCTTCTCGCTGCGGTAGCCGAACTTGAGGGCCGAATCGGGCGTGAGCATCCAGACGAGCTGCTCAAAGATGGGGCGCTCGACCGGGGCTTCCTTCCACACATTCGGCCAGACCTCGGCCGTGGGCTGGGTGTAGAGGATGCCGCCCATCACGTTCTTGGTGCCGGGCTTGTCACCGCGCTCGATGACGATGGTGTTGAGGCCGGCACGGGCGCAGAGGGTGGCAGCTGCCAGACCCGAAGGCCCCGCGCCGACGATGATGACATCGAACTTGTTATCCACAGGTTGCTCCGCCGTCATGCCTGGTAAGTCTCCCTGTTCGAAGTGGCCGGTGATTCGGCAGTGCCGCGGCGGGCACCTCAAACACTCAGCTTGACCTCTTCGTCCTGGCCCAGCAGCACCTTCTTGAGGTCACGTTCCTTTGCGATACGGATCAGCTCGGGCACGACCTTGTACAGGTCGCCGACGATGCCGTAGGTGGCCACACCGAAGATCTTGGCGTTCGGGTCGCGGTTGATCGCGACGATGATATCGGAGGTCTCCATCCCGACCAGATGCTGGATGGCCCCGGAGATTCCGCAGGCGATGTACAGCTTCGGGCGGACGGTGGTTCCGGTCTGGCCCACCTGGTGATCGTGGGAGATCCAGCCGGCGTCGACCGTGGCACGCGAGGCGCCAACTACGCCGCCGACAGCATCAGCCAGCTCCCGGATGAGCTCGAAGCCCGCCGGGCTGCCAAGGCCGCGACCGCCGGAGACAATGATCTCGGCGAACTGCAGGTTCGGCTTGTCGCTGCCGGTGTCGGGCCGGAACTCGATGACCTTCGTCGGGATCTGGTCCTCGGTGCAGGCGAAGCTGCCACGGATCACTTCGACCTTGCGGCCACGCTGCCGAGGCAAGGCCTGCATCACACGCGGGCGGACCGTGGACATCTGCGGTCGAGTGTCGCGGGTGAGAATGGTCGCCATGATGTTGCCGCCGAAGGCCGGACGCGTCTGGCGCAGCAGTCGCGTCTCAGAGTCGATGTCAAGGCCGGTGCAGTCGGCGGTGAGCCCGGTATGCAGGTCGGTGGCGATGGCTCCGGCGAGATCGCGGCCGGTGGTCGTCGCACCCATGAGCATGATCTCGGGCTTGTACTTGCGGATCAGGTGGAGGATACCGGAGGCATAGGGTGCGGTGCGGTAGTCCTTGAGGATCGCCATGTCCATGACGTAGGCCTGATCGGCGCCGAACTCGCCCGCCTCCTCGGCCAGACGGTCGACCTTCTCACCGAGGATAACCGCGGCGAGCTTGCAGCCCAGCGCATCGGCGAGCTTGCGACCGGCGCCGAGAAGCTCCCAGCTTACCGGGTGCACGGTTCCGTGAGCCTGCTCGACGAAGACCCAGACGCCGGAGTAGGCGGCGAGATCCGGCTTGGTCTCCTCCTCAAGCTCTTCAAGCAGCTCGACCTCTTCCGCCTCCGCGGGGCCTTCTTCGCCCTCTGCGGCCTCGATGACAAAGGTGAAGGCTTTGGCCGGGCAGATCTTGGCGCACTTGCCGCACTTGATGCACTTGTCGAAGTCAACCTCGGCGACGCCATCAACCATCTCGATGGCCTCAACCGGGCACTCGCCGACACAGTAGGTGCAGCCTGTGCAGCGTTCTCTCTCGTAGGTCAGGGTCCGCTTCTTCTTCGCCATTCGCAATCATCGCCGTAGGTTGGGATGCGATACCAGTCAACTGCAAGACGGGCAGGACGCTTTGGCCTAAGCCGGATCAGGCGTGCTCCACCAGCGCCTCCAGCCGGTCTGCCAAGCTCTCAGCAGCGCGGCCGGGGTCGTCATCGGTGCCCACAATCTCACCAGGCTGACGTGCCGGTGGCGGGAAGATCCGGTTCACCATCGTGGG
The window above is part of the Armatimonadia bacterium genome. Proteins encoded here:
- a CDS encoding tetratricopeptide repeat protein, translated to MRRALRPGRASLLLPSLLAFAAMFAAVMPVFAQGTAAANPNARPDGWLVNYGQPGYAVPDASRAHYERGLDLMQQQDYEGAARELLECMRLFKPWVAAGERTATYVDKLRMENYLTPLASASVNLGHSLRHLGRLDTAIALYTAAADTAPGYVPAHESLASAQIEKGMLMHTQRDRERLAVGEASGSEAELNLYRSAVAHLHIARQLEPQNANVHMLLGVALRRWGVYDGAVVQARQAVELDPTNARGQYNLGLALAAFGQPQPAIDALKEAVRLATDDTAAFQAEVQNALALTLAGNGSFDEALAAYRKAAELDPANGAYQNNLGVALRAAGKPEEAVSALQSAAALQPHEIEHYLNLAASARDSKDLDTAVRAYRQALRLNSTDAEIHHQLGLTLHQRRDPDRLFAAYNALSQTPTDDEVEAALAVIATHFMAAKRLSLVDAMDPRSYEATPRVKVTPDVWPRLKAQLAAVWQLWDNRPLYGTTRLDMQDMLVDIDSLEPAILRIAANYQKVLEVKADGTSTVEPLALPDSVLKGLASDSTMAANAQTLTPKVKRSVIAAAQALTAGSDLCEAIAELRWAQRLNSKSPYIANNLGKCLFDAGEPAAALAQYDRSIKLSADMAETHFNRGYALAELGRMDDAVLAWKHAVDLGMQDVRLYTAIGVASIPRTEFDYANAAFQSALRIDPKFAPALYYQGLLAALRESSSSLTSAPLDAARLRTQLGKPHYNVRGEFITTAALKPALDLLAAADSADPERRRFYDYIGVELGLQDPALSSQSGAVVFHDVAAAHGLHHDWAAVTNNIAVMHALRGDTNKAETLLRIAVRDEPEYALAHWNLGRVLMQNRKDGEGLQELGTAVRLAKQQGLPYFFKLQAAAAPQPAGQAATATAAPMPRLAVKGFGLKSLLEAFDIPVPYL
- a CDS encoding discoidin domain-containing protein; translation: MRLHALLLAVLGITAAAHAAPPTQDPSLRPELCLNGEWQFQPADPQLSFPPTGAWDPVAIRIPSPWNANSFSRSDGGDFECFPSYPKAWESVQAAWHRRTFTLPESMRGKALFLRFEAVHYWADVYVNGKKAGSHEGGFTPFELNITDLVRFDGPNELVVGVKAHQLFNVKGRATYGWGSFWGGHIHGIWQDVSLIARPLLHVSDVFVMTSVERREITLQVSVTNLDRQPRHARINNHVFESGQPAPGSMPSKGFARAQADLAPGETRTLTLSEPWASAKLWWPDDPQLYVLLTRLYADDEDNTPIDMRRTRFGFREFRLDAEGKHFELNGVPWRGRADAWHFMGIPQLTPAYARAWYEMAQAANVNLIRFHAQVYPEYYLEVADEVGMLIVDESALWGSAINFWYDEDFLRRAKAQVQELVLRDRNHPSVALWSVANEIYARRGDDNAPDQDWVFARYAELAGEMKKLDPTREVSSDGDGDLNGRLPIYSLHYPGAGDPKKPKASTIGESGGLYHMTPPEVAQWIGDRAYLSSRDRMDALAVQMQDLVPGYRQWAAYATVFNLAWYGLDPLPLEVQFHYDDLGTPGVKPERLGPYSTCLNAGRDPKLPAYEPNPLFTAMKDLYEPIRFFVRERGYSLWESATVVRHLTVHNDVLAPSALVLSWKLTLGAKQVATGRTQLAMQPGESREVEVSFRTPKAPAEEEWPLAKLQLALSREGKVCYQQELAYALWPRPSLAKAGPKTAKDLLLYDPSGKTAEVLDWLECPYTRVASPMELATDRVALCVVGANSGIGPGEALAIDDKARGLVVFEGNPAFYGDDFYCSRHSGTYTRGFLVTVGEGRDEDWQLWGADGVIARAACGREVHGEVHPEVRCGDGDLALFDVMKGDRLRVFCELVAIEKAHEEPVAAGTVMASIARFYQESPGWYHRSRPALIATPQSRFVAALQALGVPAKAEDPDLLLCDGSVPPADPEAVRRFMAESTRGDRRILLCNLTPESLEAWNAVLPVKLSLEPSEAAQLVADGNDGFLSLINLADLYWIEEKSARRIMDFAVSSSDPQARPVLVTNHTDWRRWAFRGENIKTGSLLRSEREPFTPQTGLLTWSGDFGELIVSQVRLDPTNPKSARFYSQMLSDLCVPLRQGAPSGENLAAFNVDADGYLTNWLVCGPFQSERPYDTDLLSGESTVQPEPGLFNGTCVWRGLRSSTPVLDFTGEEVFGKLDNAAVYAAVTVLTPQARTVDLWLGSDDGVKVWLNGKLVHANPATRPVTPDSDKIAGLQLRQGENLLVVEVSQGTGEWGLCARFVEPTGKPITDLTVLPAGQTKARQPLPTTGWSATASHSGEDPARAFDGDPATRWTTGTPQVPGMWYRLDLGSVQTLSEVVLDSAGSVRDYPRGFTLEVSTDGQEWRTLVNCPQATGAQDKGVVTACFSPTSFRYLRVTQTGSVGGLYWSIHELQLLR
- a CDS encoding Nramp family divalent metal transporter; its protein translation is MAIGEVTARLKNLKLDTQFLRYLGPGFLVTVGFIDPGNWATNIAAGAQFNYSLLWVITLSTLMLLLLQHMAAHLGIIRGQCLSEACRTHFHPAWAFVIGSTAMVACIGTALAEICGAALGLRMLFHLPLWAGSILAAVVILALIGWQKYHVLEHLIIGFVSVIGFCYLVQMLLVKPDWPLTLTGAFTPQLSSDSILLAMGMLGAVVMPHNLFLHSEIIQSRDWSAVGDAAKRRLLRYEMLDTLFAMTAGWLINSAMIIVAAAVFFRHGAGVTELEQAEATLRPLAGDLAALLFAVALLCAGLSSSMTAGLAGGTVFTGFLGKPTAIQSPWFRLGLLLTFVPAVAIMALPLDTFRLLILSQVCLSIQLPFTCVALTVLTSSRKVMGEYANRPLEKSLLILTSAIVILLNVLLLYQTLGGKF
- a CDS encoding 4Fe-4S dicluster domain-containing protein: MGLADRLYKVKYKTDEASHLKIKDQEVCRKCEDKPCISRCPAQVYEWEDNENRVAFENCLECGVCKIVCPYDNIDWEYPRGGFGVVWKFG
- a CDS encoding FAD-dependent oxidoreductase produces the protein MTAEQPVDNKFDVIIVGAGPSGLAAATLCARAGLNTIVIERGDKPGTKNVMGGILYTQPTAEVWPNVWKEAPVERPIFEQLVWMLTPDSALKFGYRSEKLLEHRPNACSVLRVKVDRWFADQAEKEGALIICQTRVEEVLREGDRVIGVRCGRQDGDLYAPVVILSEGVNPQLALKLGMQKKLKPQHFASIAKEIISLPEEVINDRFGLPDSSHGTAMEIMGDATAGLLGMGFIYTNKSTLSVGVGPSLLDGMDSPLTPYDMLQRFKAHPMISPLLEGGQVLEYLSHMIPEGGYDAMPQLFGNGIMITGDAAMLVNSLHREGSNHAILSGKAAAETAIEAHSKGDFSSRVLNRYRERLEHGPTLADLRKYRRMTTYMEQHPIFKVYPELASDAVREFMVVDDDTKRAKEWRLLRMVLQRRNIFGLAWDGLDALRTFP
- a CDS encoding electron transfer flavoprotein subunit alpha, whose product is MAKKKRTLTYERERCTGCTYCVGECPVEAIEMVDGVAEVDFDKCIKCGKCAKICPAKAFTFVIEAAEGEEGPAEAEEVELLEELEEETKPDLAAYSGVWVFVEQAHGTVHPVSWELLGAGRKLADALGCKLAAVILGEKVDRLAEEAGEFGADQAYVMDMAILKDYRTAPYASGILHLIRKYKPEIMLMGATTTGRDLAGAIATDLHTGLTADCTGLDIDSETRLLRQTRPAFGGNIMATILTRDTRPQMSTVRPRVMQALPRQRGRKVEVIRGSFACTEDQIPTKVIEFRPDTGSDKPNLQFAEIIVSGGRGLGSPAGFELIRELADAVGGVVGASRATVDAGWISHDHQVGQTGTTVRPKLYIACGISGAIQHLVGMETSDIIVAINRDPNAKIFGVATYGIVGDLYKVVPELIRIAKERDLKKVLLGQDEEVKLSV